The genomic segment ACTCCTTGGAGCAGCCGTACAGCGTGTTGGAGCCCAGGAACACGGCGCGCTCGAAAGCGGCGGCGCACAGGGCCTCCAGGTCACTGGTGTACTGGGTGAGTATTTTGCGGCCGGCCGCGGCCAGGTTCGCCACCACTTTACCGTAGGCCACGCTATCCTTGATCGAGGCCAGGTACTGGCCGGCGATCACCATGCTGGAGAACGAGCTGGTCATGGCCAGGGATTCATCATTCGTCTTCTCGGGCAGCAGGATGGTCAGGGCGCGGTCCTTCTTGGCCTGGCTCATGATCGCCAGCTTGCCGTTCTTGTTGCAGGTGATGACGATGTGCTTGATATCGGCCTGGCTCTGCTCGCCCAGCACGAACGTGCCCACGCTCTCCGGGCTGTTGCCGGAGCGGGCGAAATGGACCAGGAAATATTTCTTGCCCGGGCGGAACGTGGCGGCCGGGTCGGTGATGATCTCGGTGGTTCCGACCGCGCGGGCCTCGTAGCCGCTGACCTTGTTGAACAGGTTCTCCAGGCAGATGCCGATGAAAGCGCTGGTGCCGGCGCCGGTGAGCAGGAACTTGCGGTCGGTCTCGTTGCCCAGGAAAGCGAGGATCTGGCTCTTCATGCCCTCGCAGATTTTATAGGTCTGTTCCCACATCTCGGGCTGCTGGTAGATCTCGGCCGGAGTGTGGCGGGTGCCCCGCTTGTCTTTCTCGGCATCCGGGGCCTGGATCAACTTGATCATTGCATCTGCCATCTCAACAATCTCCTGACTTCGGTTAACGGATATAGAAACAGATATAGCTGATGTCCAAAGGTCCTTATTTGCCGCCGGCGATACGGTGCGCCTCGGAGACCGCCAGGGCGAAATCGCGCACATCGATCGGGTTGAACGAGGGGATTTTCTCGTCGCGGGCGATCTTCTCGGCGCTGGAGGCTTTCTGTGCCGCCATCAGGGTGCGGGTCAGAGTCTTGGGGATGTCGCTGCGCTTGTCACCGATGATGATGCTGAGGAAATCATCGTTGCCGAACGCCTCGCGGCCGAAAGCACGCAGGCCGGCATCCTTCGAATAGTTGCCCTTCTCCACGGCCGGGGCGATCAGGTCCACGCCGAAATCCTCGTATACCAAAGCTTTGCGCCCGGAGCGCTTCTCGAACGCCGGTGTCACCGCCTTGAGGGCCTCGAAATCGAAACCGGCCTTGTCCTGGTCATCGATCCAGATCACGTAGTCGGCGCCCTCCAGGGCCACGCGCACCGAGATCAGGGGATGGGTCTTGATCAGGGCCTGGTAGACCCCGGGCATGTTGGACAGCTCACTGGAAAAGCGCACCTTGGCCCCGCCGGCGCTCAGGGCGGCCTTGCTGCCGCCTGCGGTCATGGCGTCACAGAGCTGCCCGGCCGTGGGACGGCGTCCCTTGACCAGCGGGTGCTGCAGCACGTTGCCGTTGCGGTCGCCCTCGATGTAGATCGCGCCGGCGCCGGTGGAATAATTGCCCTGGAACGCCACTTTCACGCCCTGCTCGGCGGCCGCGCCCAGGACATCCCGCACGAAATTGCAGGCCTCGGTCTCGTTGTACGGGTACAGGTAATTGAACCTGCCGCCACGCTCGTAGACCATGCCGTACTCGCCCACCGTGCCCAGCTTGTCCACGCCCAGGCGGTTCTCCTTGAAGAACTCCATGGACTTGAGGTCCCAGCCCGTGCAGAGAGTGACCTCGATGCCGGCGTTGTCGATCAGGTACTCGATGGCCGTGTTGGCCCCGGGGTACGGGGTCAGCTCGGAGTCATCACAGTCGACAATCGGTCCGTTCACGTCCAGCCCGCAGACAATGTTGCCCGAAATATCGCGGCCCGATTCGCGGCTCACCGCGAGGATGTCCTGGATCAGGGCGACGAGTTTCTGCTTGTCCAGGCCCAGCTTGCCGGCCATCGCTACGGCCTTCCCGGACAGCTCAATTGATGCAGACATTCTTCCTCCATCGACGGATTGCGTTGTGGTTGACAGACACGGCTCTCTCTGCGGCGCTGCAGGCACGCCCGGTCAGGCGATTCGGGGAGTGACCGTGATCGTGCGCTTGTCGCTGCAGCCCGGCTCCAGCTTCACTACCCCCAACTTCTTGTCAAACGTCTCCTGCTCCTCATGATCGTCCATCCCCTGCCAGGGCTCGATGCAGATGAACTCATCGCCCGGCTCGGACCAGAGCCCCAGGTGCGGGAAATCCGGGAACTCCATGCGGATCGACACACGGGAGGCCGGGTCCTCGAGGGTGAGATGACGCATCTCGGGGTCCTCGACACCGAACATCAGGGTGGCCTCTAACTCCTGCTCGGTCCAGACCAGCGGGCCGCCCACGGTGATCTCGCTGCTCTTTCCGGTCAGACGGCAGTGCTCGTTGTTTTCGTATTTGGTGATCTTGCCCTTGGGCAACAGGATACGGCAGTCGGTCTTGCTGCCCTTGCCGCTGAACACGGGGGTGGCAAACCCCGGGTGCCAGCCGAACTGGTAGAGGATCGTTTCACGGCCGGGGTTGGTGACCTCGAAAGTGGCGGCCAGGATGTTGCCGATCAACTCGTAGACCAGGTCGAGCTGGAAATCGAAGGGGTAAAACTGGCGGATCTCGGAGTTGGGCTTCAGACGGTAACGGATCATCGCCCGCCCGTCATGGCTCGTCTCTATCAGGTCGAAAGTGCTGTGGCGGGCGAAACCGTGGTTGCCGCGGGTGGAGATGACCTTGTCACCCAACAGGCTTTTCTTGTCCTTCAGCCCGCCCACGATCGGGAACAGGATCGTGGCGTGGTTTTTCCAGCCTTTTTCCGGGGCCTCAACCAGGCTGTCGCGCCAAAGCAGCGGTACACTCTGTCCACGGGCAGCGTCATGGATTCGATAGCCGATGACTTCACAACCGTAACGGTTGATCGTCACTTCACTTTTCTCGGTCTCGTTAACCAGACGGTCGATTTTTCGCTCGTTGTCGATTATCACGACATAGGATCCCAGCATCTTTGATTCTCCTGGCTGCAGCGCGACAGTTCAATTCAAAATCCGCACCGTCCCTTTCGGGTCGGGACGGTGTTAAGTGGTGTTGTACGATCAGAATTTCATATAGATAGGCAATCTAACACCCTTTTTAGTTCAAGTCAAAAAATAAACCCTCGGCCTTTCGGACGCCTTGACAGGCAGTCGCTAAACACCGATATTCCGGGCCATGCAAATCCACCGTCAACAACTGCTGACCGGGGCTGCGGCCGCCCGCGACACCGCGATCATCATCGATGTCTTCCGGGCCTACACCTGCTCGAGTTTCCTGCTGAACGCCGGAGTGGAGCGGGTGATCCTGGAGGAGGACCCGGAGCGCGCCCTGGCGCTCAAGCACGAGCACGGCTGGCTGGCCCTGGGCGAGGTGAACGGGGTGATGGTGGAGGGTTTCGACCTGGGCAACTCGCCCAGCGACATCGTGGCGGCCGGGGACAAGGTCCTTCGCGGACGCACCGTGGTGCAGCGCACCTCGGCCGGGGTGCGCGGCGCGGTGGCCGCGGCGCAGCATTGCAGCCAGGTGTTTGTCGGGGCGTTCACCACCGCCGCCGCCCTGGCGGCCGTGGTGCGCAAGCTGAACCCGGCGGAGCTTCATATCGTGGCCATGGGCTGGAACGCCCTGGAGCCGATGCCCGAGGACGAGCGCTGCGCCGACTACATCCAGTCTCTGCTGGAGCCGGGCCGGCCCTACGACCACGTGGCCGCGGTGCATGGCATCCTGAGCCACGAGAGCGCCCGCAAGTTCCTGCGCGGCGACAAGCCCCAGTTCCCGCCCACGGATGTCACCTGGTGCCTGCTGCGCGACCTGTTTCCCTGGGCCATCCGGGTGGAGCGCACCGAGTTGGGCCTGGAGCTGCGCAAGACGCCGGTGGAGTAAGAACCTCCGCACAATAAAACGGGGCACGACGGTGCGCCGTGCCCCATTCTGTCATTTCAAACGAATCCAGCCTGACTCCAATTCTTCGCTCCACTGTTTTTAATCATTTCGCCTTCACCGGGCTTTCAATTCCCCCCCCGGCTCAGCGTAGCGTGCTCTCGCCGGTGCTGACCCGCAACTCGGCCAGGTCGGGCCCGGGCGCGTCGCTCACATGGCGCTCCATCACCTCGAGACGCAACCGCAGGTCCTGCAGCGGGGTCTTGTAGATGAACGGGGTCTCCTCCACAGCCGAAATGTGGAAAAAGTTCGTCCGGCTGGATTCGAACAGGGCGATCCAGTCGCGGGTGTTGCCCGTTTCGTCGGCGATGGCCTGGGACATTTTCTTTTTCTGCTCCGCCCTGTCCCCCTGGCCCAGCAGGTAGCGGTTGATCGCGGCCTGGGCGGCGAAACTGTTGCGCAGGGTGCGCATGAGCAGCAGCAGAGCCCGGTAGCGGTCGCGCTGGTCCTCCACTGCTTTCAGTTTCTTCTGGGAGCAGGCCTTGTTCAGCAGGCCCAGGGTCAGCTCCAGCTTGGGCAGCACCCGGCGGTCGTAGCCGGCCACCGTTTCCTCCATCCGCTCCTCGCTGTACATGCGGATACCGCCCTCGAAAGCCAGGTTCCGGCGCGCCACATCCCACTCCAGGGTGAACACCGCCCGCTCGAACGCGGCCAACTCGTCCTGGTTCAGCTTCGAGAAATCCGGGACGAGCGGACGGGTGATCCAGCGGGCCTGGGTGGCGCAGGGGCCGCAGTGGTACCAGTTGGTGGCGGGCCAGTCGCGCAGGGCCTGCTCGCCGGCCTGCCAGGCATCCACCAGAAGAGCGGCGGCGCGCTTGTCGCCCTCGCACCAGTCCAGGGCGCGCGCGAAAATGAAACCGTGGAAATCCGGTATCTCCCGTTCGCGCACCAGCTCGGCGTATACATCGTGGTTCACCGCGTAGGGGCACTGCGGCGGCGAGTAGATACCGCCCCGGGTGAAAAAGCGTTTCAGTTCCAAGGCCTCCAGGCTGGCGAATTTTTCGCGCACCAGCCAGGGGAACTGGATGCCGAATACCGGTTCCAGGTCCCACCAGGAGGAAATCACCACCTCGCCGGCCGGCTCCTTGCCGTGGGCGCGGTCGAACGGCAGGTAGGCGCCGGCTCCGGAGGCCGGGTCGGCGCCGCAGAGGATGCCGGAGGCGCTGCCGGTCAGCGGATGGGTGAGAGTCACCCCCGCGGGCAGGGCCGGGATAATTTTCTTCCACTCGTTCTCAAGGTACTCCCAGCCGATCTCCATCAATACTTGAAAGCGCGGGTTGATTTTCCGCCCAGCGACCGCCAGGGCGCCCGAGAACTCGGCCGCCATCTGCTCCAGGGGCTTGGAGCGGGCCAGCCAGCTGCCGTTGGGCCCGAAATACAGCCCCTCCATGAACGGCAGGCCCGAGCCGCTGTCGCCGGTCCAGAACACCAGATAGCGCAGGTCGGGCAGGGTCTGCATCAGGCGGGTGAGCATCTCGGCATAGTGCTCCAGCACCCGCGGATGGGCGATGTCCAGGGCGTAGCGCGGCTGGAGGCTGCGCCCGGGGTGGTCGGTGCGCGAACCGCGCAACTGCGGGTTCTTTTTGAAGAAAGCCTCGTTCACGCTGCGCGGCTCGTAGCAGACAAACCCGGTTTCCATCCCATAGGCGCGGGCCAGCGAGGCCGCTTCGGCCAGGTCGGCCAGGTTGTGCTCCAGTTCCTCGGCCGGGTACAGCCCGGCGGTGAGCGGGCTTTCCACGAACGCGTCCAGCGCCGGGGCGTAGCTCAGGTACCAGGCGTAGGAGTCGCTGGGAAATTCACGGTTACGCACATGCCAGCCGCCGCTGTCGGCGTAGCGGTTGATCTCCACTGCGGTGTGGCCCATGCGGGCCAGTTCGCGGATGTGCTGCCGGCGGTCGAAGCCCTCGGTCATGCGGTACCACTGGTTGAGGGTGTTGTCCCACATGGTGAAGCGTTCTTCGAAACGGAACGTGGAGAACCGCCCAGTCTCCCGCGCCGGGTTGGCGATCCAGCCCAGGGTGGCCCGGCAGAGGCTGCGCGGGGCGCTCCCGGCGATAACAAGTCCGCCGCCGGACTCGGCCACGGCCTCCCACTCGCCGGAGGTGTCCCGGCCGGCGCTCAGGGCGGCCACGGACGGCTGGGCCAGGCCGCTTTCACCCGTAAGAAGCACTATTTCGTTACGCGCCGGCGCCTGGACAGTCTCACGCTCCACGATCTGCACCCCGATGGCTGCGGCCAGCTCCTCCGCCGCGGTGCGCACCGGAAGGGCCGCTCCGGCCTGAATGACCACTCTACCGTATTTCATTTTTCCCTTTTACCTCCGGAGGTTGGACTTTCTCAGTCTCACAACCAACTTCAAGTCGCTGTTTCAATTCAATTATTTACAAACAATTACGCGGACATAACAACACACAGCATTAAATCTTTGCCAGCCCGGTTCAGCCTGTGTCAGGCTCTCAGCAGCAGGGCCACGGCCACGGCGCGCACCCGGTCGTGGCTGAGCGAGAGGTGCGAATCGGCCAGGCCGAGGCCGCGGGCAAACTCGGCGGTCTGGTCATTGAGCCGCAGCAGGGGTTTGCCCCGCTCGCCGTGCACCACCTCGATCCCGGTCCAGTTCACCTGGGCGGTCCAGCCGGTGCCCAGGGCTTTCATCACCGCCTCCTTGGCCGCGAAACGGGCCGCGAAATGCGGGTACGGGTCGGCCTTGGAACGGCAGTAAACCACCTCCGCCGCGGTGAACACCCGCCGCTCGAACCGCGCCCCGGAGCGCGCCTCCAGCGCGTCGCGGATACGGTCCACCTCCACCGTGTCCACCCCCAGGCCCAGGACTGAAAGCCCGGGCGGTAAAGACCCTTTTTCCAGCATGTCAGTCTCCGTTTCCCTTTGCGGTCATGGCGGTCCGACTTGATTCAGCCG from the bacterium genome contains:
- a CDS encoding SIS domain-containing protein, which encodes MADAMIKLIQAPDAEKDKRGTRHTPAEIYQQPEMWEQTYKICEGMKSQILAFLGNETDRKFLLTGAGTSAFIGICLENLFNKVSGYEARAVGTTEIITDPAATFRPGKKYFLVHFARSGNSPESVGTFVLGEQSQADIKHIVITCNKNGKLAIMSQAKKDRALTILLPEKTNDESLAMTSSFSSMVIAGQYLASIKDSVAYGKVVANLAAAGRKILTQYTSDLEALCAAAFERAVFLGSNTLYGCSKECHLKLQEETDGKVVAKFDSFLGLRHGPEAVIHSNTLVVYLMSEEPLVHRYELDLMNGVKHKGIGMKKIAVCRKADADTKAAADLVIEHGCDIPDDYLSPAYVIVGQSLGVFKSLSVGLKPDSPSEKGVITRVVQGVKIYDHPAFQADGSLKVIAG
- the acpS gene encoding holo-ACP synthase, with the protein product MLEKGSLPPGLSVLGLGVDTVEVDRIRDALEARSGARFERRVFTAAEVVYCRSKADPYPHFAARFAAKEAVMKALGTGWTAQVNWTGIEVVHGERGKPLLRLNDQTAEFARGLGLADSHLSLSHDRVRAVAVALLLRA
- a CDS encoding 2-phosphosulfolactate phosphatase; the protein is MQIHRQQLLTGAAAARDTAIIIDVFRAYTCSSFLLNAGVERVILEEDPERALALKHEHGWLALGEVNGVMVEGFDLGNSPSDIVAAGDKVLRGRTVVQRTSAGVRGAVAAAQHCSQVFVGAFTTAAALAAVVRKLNPAELHIVAMGWNALEPMPEDERCADYIQSLLEPGRPYDHVAAVHGILSHESARKFLRGDKPQFPPTDVTWCLLRDLFPWAIRVERTELGLELRKTPVE